In Halichondria panicea chromosome 17, odHalPani1.1, whole genome shotgun sequence, a single window of DNA contains:
- the LOC135351308 gene encoding platelet-activating factor acetylhydrolase-like — MAASAVLPSPSGQYPVGCAHLMHKFEDDADTLLVRLFYPCQEGGGGRPYTQWVPHERYVKGYNEYWKFMLPESGISTEPQIPALYGAPLQAEASTATSQSAVLVYSHGLGAMSMTYSAICCDLASHGYVVASVEHRDCSACVSHLRVPASGGGGLTDEWLEHHTLKEGEEQYPFRNKQVKKRSSDARRALDLLRLLNEGAPVGNLLEVDLDFGQFKGRLDLNMAGMMGHSFGGATVIQTLSEDQRFKCGVCLDVWMLSVHKNHENGFTIQQPLIFINSSDFHWKENIEQMTKMTKPSNEQGLSVARMITLMGTNHYYQSDVLFTFPSRADKSFTSTLDVVTAHRVNMDVSHAFLKRHLLMDSSYQGPIPNLDGCEGHSEHVMFGSNVAITPSEQSTCD; from the exons ATGGCAGCCAGTGCAGTCCTCCCGTCCCCCTCTGGCCAGTACCCTGTTGGCTGTGCTCACCTTATGCACAAATTTGAGGATGATGCGGACACCCTGTTAGTGCGACTGTTTTACCCCTGTCAAGAGGGAGGAGGGGGACGTCCGTACACACAGTGGGTCCCTCATGAGAGATATGTCAAGGGATACAACGAATACTGGAAGTTTATGTTGCCAGAGAGCGGAATATCTACTG AGCCACAGATCCCTGCACTGTATGGAGCACCATTGCAAGCTGAGGCTAGTACCGCTACGAGTCAGTCAGCAGTGCTAGTGTATTCCCATGGGCTTGGTGCAATGAGCATGACCTACTCTGCCATTTGTTGTGACCTTGCCTCTCACGGCTATGTGGTCGCCTCAGTGGAACACAG AGATTGCTCAGCATGTGTGTCTCATCTGCGAGTGCCCGCGTCAGGTGGTGGTGGGCTCACGGATGAGTGGTTGGAACACCACACCCTGAAGGAGGGGGAAGAGCAATACCCGTTCAGAAACAAGCAG GTAAAAAAACGGTCTAGTGATGCAAGAAGAGCCTTGGACTTGTTGCGACTGCTCAACGAGGGAGCACCGGTGGGGAACTTGTTAGAGGTGGACCTCGACTTTGGTCAGTTCAAAGGTCGTCTTGATTTGAACATGGCTGGTATGATGGGTCACTCATTCGGGGGAGCCACTGTCATCCAGACACTCAGCGAGGACCAACGATTCAA GTGTGGTGTTTGCCTAGACGTCTGGATGCTCTCAGTGCACAAAAATCATGAGAATGGGTTCACGATTCAACAGCCCCTCATATTTATAAATAGCTCTGACTTTCATTGGAAAGAAAACATAGAACAAATGACAAAGATGACCAAACCTTCTAATGAGCAAGGGCTCTCCGTAGCCAGGATGATAACACTGAT GGGTACCAATCATTACTACCAGAGTGACGTGTTGTTCACATTTCCATCTCGAGCAGACAAATCGTTTACAAGCACTCTGGATGTGGTCACTGCTCACAGAGTCAACATGGACGTCAGCCATGCATTCTTGAAGAGGCATCTACTCATGG ATTCGAGCTACCAGGGTCCAATTCCCAATCTTGACGGGTGTGAGGGTCATTCTGAGCATGTCATGTTCGGTTCCAATGTTGCCATCACCCCGTCCGAGCAGTCGACATGTGACTGA
- the LOC135351305 gene encoding LOW QUALITY PROTEIN: putative sodium/calcium exchanger 7 (The sequence of the model RefSeq protein was modified relative to this genomic sequence to represent the inferred CDS: substituted 1 base at 1 genomic stop codon): MSSTRSRTRTGVRLVVGLFALVAMGMYTFVAKTPQLQHVHSTYTPKGLFGNIYARLFTSRTAKLNALNPVLHKRHLLSLDGYSYNDDDPTTPPLGDDDGDDCTNPRGTHDGYNDSCAFVQDQCQDEAALVNYLSFVLCDLASLEILGYVLLGLWLLYLISLLATTADNFFVPPLNLLSEKLRLSPSIAGITLLAIGNGAPDVFTAYAALQSDDIQLLLGALIGASIFISTVVLGSIILTVKIEKDDIDRIDFVRDVVAYIITVALVIGVAFDGDVRLVEAILFPVFYFIYIGTAITIAYIRRLVAKKREERAEASVTEKSPLLDEHTRSQDNSELVVQINVSLREGREEVKKKRLTLLGLTWPRGSNIAVKVQWFLEWPFSLLRWMSVPPCYYDDQWTEWHHYFVVTSPIPIAMVLLIAAQGWSGFTDFYIGVMPLYVFLIMWGFIISSLFYFLVPSNRPPHWSVQIILGVLAFVMSIAWLNIEANEVVAVLQAFGLLFXIDTAILGLTVLAIGNSVGDWVADTAVARAGKPGMGIASCFGSPLLNDVLGLSVALLAKMATNGGQPFTFPIHTAAFDRVKLSWIFLGISLLSSVIVFPLFKFSPPKPFGVALLYFYLVFMVFSVLSQVGVMNIHFPF; encoded by the exons ATGAGCTCCACTAGAAGCCGCACCAGAACTGGCGTCCGATTGGTTGTCGGGCTTTTTGCCCTGGTCGCCATGGGAATGTACACCTTTGTTGCCAAGACCCCTCAATTGCAACACGTACACAGCACATACACTCCCAAAGGACTGTTTGGTAATATCTACGCTCGTCTATTTACTTCGCGGACAGCCAAACTGAACGCACTTAACCCTGTGTTACATAAACGACATTTACTCTCATTGGACGGCTACAGTTATAATGATGATGACCCGACCACGCCCCCTTTGggagatgatgatggtgatgaCTGTACCAACCCCAGAGGAACACATGACGGTTATAACGACAGCTGTGCATTTGTGCAGGACCAGTGTCAAGACGAGGCTGCCCTCGTTAACTACCTCTCTTTTGTCCTCTGTGATCTGGCCAGCCTGGAG atTCTTGGGTACGTTCTGTTGGGTCTGTGGCTCCTCTACCTCATCTCTCTACTGGCCACAACA GCAGACAATTTCTTTGTGCCCCCTCTGAACTTGCTTTCGGAGAAGCTCCGCCTCTCCCCCAGCATAGCGGGGATAACCCTCCTCGCTATCGGTAATGGGGCTCCGGACGTCTTCACTGCCTACGCTGCACTCCAAAGTGACGACATTCAACTACTGTTAGG AGCGCTGATAGGAGCATCAATTTTCATCTCGACTGTTGTCCTGGGCAGTATTATTCTGACGGTCAAGATCGAGAAGGACGATATCG ATCGTATCGACTTTGTACGAGATGTGGTGGCGTACATAATCACTGTTGCCTTGGTGATAGGAGTGGCTTTTGATGGAGAT GTTCGACTGGTGGAGGCCATACTGTTCCCTGTTTTCTACTTCATCTACATTGGGACAGCCATAACCATTGCCTATATCAGG CGATTAGTAGCCAAAAAGCGGGAGGAGCGGGCGGAGGCCTCGGTCACTGAGAAGAGCCCCCTCCTGGATGAGCATACACGTTCCCAGGACAACAGTGAACTGGTGGTACAGATTAACGTCAGCCTCAGGGAGGGGAGAGAGGAAGTAAAGAAGAAGAGGTTGACTCTCCTCGGACTCACCTGG CCTAGAGGTTCCAACATTGCGGTGAAGGTTCAGTGGTTCTTAGAGTGGCCGTTCAGTCTCCTGCGTTGGATGTCCGTCCCTCCCTGCTATTAC GATGACCAGTGGACAGAGTGGCATCACTACTTTGTGGTCACCTCCCCTATACCCATCGCCATGGTGCTACTGATAGCTGCCCAAGGTTGGAGTGGGTTCACTGACTTCTACATTGGGGTCATGCCCCTCTATGTCTTCCTAATTATGTGGG gtttcATCATCTCATCGTTATTCTACTTCCTAGTGCCATCTAACCGCCCCCCACATTGGTCAGTACAGATCATCTTGGGGGTGCTCGCTTTCGTCATGTCCATAGCTTGGCTCAATATAGAGGCTAACGAGGTGGTGGCTGTCCTGCAAGCGTTTGGACTTCTATTTTGAATTGACACAG CCATCCTCGGGCTCACGGTGCTGGCTATCGGCAACTCCGTGGGGGATTGGGTGGCGGACACAGCTGTAGCGAGGGCCGGTAAACCGGGGATGGGCATAGCGTCTTGCTTCGGGTCTCCCCTCCTCAACGATGTCCTGGGGCTTAGTGTGGCACTGCTG GCTAAGATGGCTACCAACGGAGGGCAACCGTTCACATTCCCTATACACACTGCAGCGTTTGACAGAGTGAAGCTCTCGTGGATATTTCTAGGGATCTCTCTCCTCTCTAGTGTGATAGTCTTCCCTCTCTTCAAGTTCTCTCCTCCTAA ACCATTCGGAGTGGCTCTTCTCTATTTCTACCTTGTGTTCATGGTCTTCTCTGTCCTAAGTCAAGTCGGTGTCATGAACATTCACTTTCCTTTCTAA